One region of Thunnus albacares chromosome 8, fThuAlb1.1, whole genome shotgun sequence genomic DNA includes:
- the LOC122986666 gene encoding basic helix-loop-helix transcription factor scleraxis-like: protein MTFAMLRTAPPAGRFLYGDIALLSEDDDENGSEGSGSEERNSAAFRLSSSSPSAFHIKVNRKRKLCGLGGGGGCGGIGDIMGRIGPPGSSGPGEVRQRTAANARERDRTNSVNTAFTALRTLIPTEPADRKLSKIETLRLASSYISHLGNILLLGEGLHDGQPCHAPSPPFFHVNSSPNRGSDQSPQPKHICTFCLSNQRKMNKDRDRKTAIRS, encoded by the exons ATGACATTTGCCATGCTGCGCACGGCACCTCCCGCAGGCCGCTTCTTGTATGGCGATATCGCCCTCCTCTCcgaagatgatgatgagaatGGGAGTGAGGGCTCGGGCTCTGAGGAGCGCAACTCTGCTGCCTTCCGCCTGTCCTCCTCGTCCCCGTCTGCCTTTCACATCAAGgtgaacaggaagaggaagctGTGCGGGCTAGGAGGGGGTGGAGGTTGCGGAGGGATAGGGGACATTATGGGGAGGATTGGCCCCCCGGGCTCGTCTGGCCCTGGTGAGGTTCGCCAGAGGACCGCAGCCAATGCGCGGGAGAGAGATCGCACCAATTCTGTCAACACAGCATTCACAGCGCTGCGCACGCTCATCCCCACCGAGCCTGCAGACAG GAAGCTGTCAAAGATCGAGACGCTACGTCTGGCCAGCAGCTACATCAGTCATCTGGGGAACATCTTGCTCCTGGGCGAGGGGCTTCATGACGGACAGCCCTGCCACGCCCCCTCACCACCGTTCTTCCACGTTAACTCCTCCCCCAACCGAGGATCTGACCAATCACCTCAACCCAAGCACATCTGTACTTTCTGCCTCAGCAACCAGAGGAAAATG aataaagacagagacaggaagacagCCATCAGAAGCTAA